The Halostella limicola genome includes the window CACGCTGGACCGCCTCACGGACAATACCAAGTTTCTCCACCGCTTTGCCAGTGACGAGTTCTGCGAACTCATGATCCGGTATTCCCGGTTCGTGCCACTTTCCGGCCTCACCACTAGTGTCGAAATCCACGTACTCTGCGAATTGAGCACCTCTGTCAGTCAACACACCGAACCGGTGATCTGTGTCAACACGATAATTCGGAATTGCTATTGGAAGTGATCTCCGTCCGTCGAAGACAGTGTCAACACCCTCTTCGTCATAATAGTCAGGCCCAGGATATCTCATCTCCGCACCATGAGCACGCAGGAGAGCGCCGATCGATGTTCTGAGGCGGTCTGGGATAATGTGCTCTGCGGCGTTTGCAGCGGTCTGAACTACCGGATTCTCCCAGTCTGCTGATCCCTCACTCGTTGCATAGATGCCGTGAGTCTCGGGACCAACGCCAGTTATGATCGACGGCCAGAGTTCGGCCGTATGCGGTTTCCCGATTACGTCATTGTCAAATGTGTCTATACACTTATTGTATTTACCAAACTTTTCCTTGGTACCAAATTGCTCGGCCAGTTCATAGTCAAGGGCATCCCACCCTAAGACGACAGTCGTCATTTTACCACCACCTGTACAGGAGTCGCATACTGTCCGCACGCGAGTGCGGCCTGTCTAGCAAATGCCAGAACGTTGCGGCGGCGACGAGAAGAACTGCCCTCGTCGACCGTCTGAACGCCAGCATCACGAGTGCGGCGACACCACTGGTGAAGAGCGCAGATATCACTGCGATGGCGATAGCCCCCCCAAGGACAGTCAGCCGTAATCAAGCCCTCCCGCCCGAGCTTGTCAGTAACCCCCATGACATACGTGAATTACAGTCATAGACGAGTACCTATTTACGTGCTGTCTACAGCATGGTTACCAGAAAGTCCAAAATGAAGCTAGGTGAGGAAGGGAGTGTGATCTTGACGGGAACTACGTTCCTCAAACAGGCCACACCGAGGTACGGTCGTGTGTGCTCACCGTCACCAAGGGTGGTTGATTCTGCTGGTTCCTGCCACTCGACCACGTTGTCGGTCGTCAGCACAGTTATCTCTGCTGCAGACTCGTCGATATCGCGAGCTCAACCTCAGCGAGTACTAGCTCTTCGCCGACGCGACAGTCGTATCCGCCAAGGTCCGGCAGCGCACAGTGCGGCCTAAATACATCCTTCTCTCAAAGGCGACTTACATACCAACCGAGAACTGCGGACTTATGTGGCGCCTTCAAATGGGTAACGGTGATTCCGAAGTACATGGAAAAACCGTCTCGCTATCACTTCGCATCAACCGTAGAAGCGGTGCGGGCAGGTGGCGAGTGAACGCTCGCCCAGAGTCGTGATGCTCCGTATTACCCCTGGTTCGCTACGGAGGAAACCTCCGCATCGTGGTATATCGCCTTAAACAGTATCAACATTGCGTTGTCTACGCTAATGGTTTCCTGAGTCGGATTATCTCCATCAGTAGTCAGAACTACCGCCAGCGACTCTCCACCCGCGTCCGATACTGCAACCCGACAACGTCGGTGTTGAACCGCTGAATTGTCACGGGGTCCAACTCGTCGCGTGCTGCTTGGAAGTTCTCCTCGCTCTGTATCAAGTGCTCCAAAGCCGCATCGAGAACGTCGGACATGGGCGGGTCATCGTCGGGACCGCTCGCGACGATCTCCCGGACGTGGTCGAGACGGCGTTGCCGTTCGCCGGTGATCTTCAGGCTCGTTCGTCGAGTCATATTAAGTAGGAACTGATGCCCGGGGGGATGATTCGCGTCGTTCGCGCGTGAACGAGCGGCCGGTGCTTTATGAATAGGGGCCGGGGGAGCGACGTGATCGCCGCGGTCGTGGGGGCACACCAGTTCGGATTGATGCACCTGCGCTCACAGCCCACGGCGCAAAGGTGCATACATCGAGGTTCGCCGATACATTTGCGAGCGACCCCACGGGGTCCATCTCGAAGACCCGGTTGCACGGCCCTGGTCATAGTGCCAGCTCCTCGTCGTCGTCAACGCTGACCGAAACGTCTGGGACCGATCCATCATCGACGGCACGGACGAGATACGCGCCCTCGCCCACGCGCTGAACGTGCATCTCCTGATTCGCCGGCACGTCGCCGTTGTCCGCGAAGATGCCGTCGAGGCGAAGGTCGTCATTGTCGAGCGAGACTGTTGGCGTTCCTTCACGGTTGCAGAGTTTCCTGAACATCACCATCACGGGCGGCTATCCTATCCCTCTTAATTCTTCTGCCGCAGGGACACGTCGTGATCATAGTAGTACCAAAATACGGAGTTTAACGGGCGGGGGGATAGCCGGTCTCCGCACAGTATGGCACTCACAATCCCACAGAAGTACGTTCCCGCCGGCATCCGGCGGGAAGACGGTATTGACCTTACAGACTCCGTACTCGCGCCCATCTTCGTACTCGCCTCGTTTTCGATCGGCGCGGTCGGTTCCCTCAAGTTCTCTGAACCGCTGAACCTCTCCCTCGCGGATGCGCTGTACAGCGCCCACGGCACCGAGATTACGTTCGTCTTCATCGTCTCGATGGGGGTACTCGTCCTCGGCTGGCTCACCAACGAGAACACGCCCGAGGACTACACGGACGCCGAGACGGTCGTCATGCTCTTGGCGGTCATCCTGAACGTGCTCGCGGCGCTCGTCCCCGCAGTCTCGGTCGCGCTCGACTCGATGTGGTACGTCGGGTGGTTCACCGTCTTCCTTCTCGTCGTTGTCGCGGACGTGCCTCGGGTGGTAGTGCTTCAGCTGCTTCCCGAGGTTGTGCTCGCCGATGAGCCGCTTCGCGTCGGCCTTCGGAATAATTGCCCGGTGGTTCTTTCCGACGATCTTCTCGTTGTCCACGCGGTACTCGAACTTGCTGCCACGCTCGGTCGCGCAGAGCGTCAGAAGACGATGCATGACACCGGTCCGGCGCACCATCTTCTTGCCCATGTTGCGGGTGACACGGACGTACCGCTCGTAGGTCGTGATGTTGCTGAACTCGTGCGGCTGCCCGGCGAAGTAGTCGGGGTTCATGAACTCGCCGGCTTCGCGAGCGAGCGCCTGAACGAACTCGGGGAGCAGGTCACGGTACTCCTCAGGTTCGAGGTTGCTCCCACCAAACGAGACGTTGACCGCTTCATCGGGGTCAGCGTTGTCGAAGGGGTTGCTGATCTCCTCGCCGCTCTCGTAGTGGCGCATGTTCGGGAAGCGCGGCTGTATCAGGAAGTTCGCCTTCCGCTCGCCGTCGCCGTACGCGCCGATACGGTACTCGTAGAGGCGATCGCCGCCCACGTCGTCGGTCGGCCGCGGCGCGATACCGCCCTTCTGGTACTTGAGGTTCACCGTCCACTCCTCGCCGTCGACCTTGAGCTCTATCTCGCCGCTGTAGCCGTCGAAGCTACTCAGACACAGCGACCCGACGGCCCAGTACGGGGAAGCCCGTGGCGGACGTAGACGAGGTTGCCCTCGCACTCGGGGGGCGCGGTCGCGACCTGACTCACAGCGGACCCTCCCGCGCGGTTCGCTCTTCGTCGACGCACTCGCCACAGAGGCGACGTGCTCCGTACCGACGCGTCCCGGTGGAGGTACCGCATCGGTCGCACTCGACGGCGTCGACGACGCGGCTCACGGCGATCCCTCCGCGTTGTGGGCCATGGGCAGAACGTCGGCCGCGGTCAACCGTCGTTGAGCAGCGACGCCAGCGGCGATCAGGACGACACCGATCGTCACTCCGACCACGACATCCACGACGTAGTGGACGCCGATGACGACGCGAGACACCGCGATCGCCGCGACGAGACAGCCGACGACCAGCGTCCGTGGGCCGAGTCCTCGGTCCTCGATGACCGCCAGCGTTCCATAGCAGACGGTCGAGACGAGCGCGTGCCCGCTCGGCATCGCGTACCCGGTGACCGCCGACCCAGGCGGTCTCGGAACGGCAAGCGTCGCTTTCAGCCACGTCGTGAGTGCGATTGCTCCGACGACTAGTGCCAGTGGCGTCACGTCGAACTGGCGGATGACGAGCCCGTACGCAAGCGCTATCGCTATCAGGACCTCGTAGTTCCCGAGCGTCGTCACGGACCACCACGACAGGCTCACGCTGATCCCTCCTCGTCGAGGCGCTTCTCTGCGCGCCGGAGCAGGTTGCCGACAGTGCCGGGTTCGCGGTCGGTCTGACGCGCGTGCTCGCGGACGCCGACGCCGTTCAGGCGAACGGCGACGTAAGCGCGCCGTTGGGCTTCAGTGAGCTTCGACAGGTCGATGTCGGACCCGGTCCCGAACTCGGTGAGCCGCGCTTGGTCGTTCATGCGCGGCCCTCCTCGGGACGGTCCCAGTCCCATGCGAGACGCTCGCGCTCGTCGACATCGTACAGCGCGGAAGCGCGGACGAACGTCACGCCGGATCACTCCCGTGACGGCCGGGGGACGTTTCCGGGTCCGGCGTCGGCACGTCGAGGCCAGCTGCGCTCCCTTCGGTCAGGCGGACCCAGGTATCGCACTCGCTACAGCGATGGGCGCGGTCGTCGCTGTCGCCGTACACCCGCAGGAACTGATCCGAGACGTGCGCGCCGCAGTGATTGCAGGTTGACCTATCCGTGGTCGCGACGGCGCTCATCACGCCGACCACCCCCGCTGGGCTACGATAAACGCGGGACTACGGTGGGGTGCGTCAGGTTTCCTCCCGAGTTGCTCAGAAACGGGTCGCTCGCGATTTTCCGCATCCCGCGAAAATTCCAGCCTGAAGGCTCGAAGCCTTGAATTCTGATCGGTCAAGAAGCGACCGATTTGAGTATGGGCCAACGCGGATTTGAACCGCGAACCTCCCGGTTATCAGCCGAGCGCTCAACCTGATTGAGCTATTGGCCCGGCGAGCGCATTCAGTGATTGTCGGTTGGTACGTTTAAGCGTTTCCTTCTCGCAGCGCCGCTCACCGCGCCGCCGTCGGTGTGTTATCGGGGTGCATCGTCGTCGTCGAACTCCACGTCGTAGGCGTCGTCGCCGAGGTCGTAGGTGTCGTCACCGTCGCCCTCGTCGGGGTTCGGGAAGCCGAACGTGTACACGTTACCGGTGGCGAAGCCGCCGGTCTTCTTCTCGACGTACGGGCGGACGACCCAGCGCCGGAGCGCGCCGCGGACGAGCGCGCGCGTCGGCGGGAGCGCGAGCAGGAAGCCGATGGCGTCCGTGACGAGCCCCGGCGTGAGCAGGAACGCGCCGGCCGCGATGAGCAGGCCGCCGTCGAGCAGTTCGTTCGTCGGCACCTCGCCCTTCGCGAGGGTGCGCCGGAGCTTGCGCATCGTCCGCCGGCCCTCCGCGCGGACGAGGAGCATCCCGACCAGCGCGGTGAGCACGACGAGAAGCACGGTTTCGAGGCCGCCCAGTAGCTCAACCGCGACGTACACGAGGAATATCGCGTCGGCCAGCGGGATGAGCAGCAGGGCCAGCAGCCACCAGATCATACTCTCCCTTCCAGTGCTGGCCCCAAAACCCTTTATCCAGACGGCGGGCGGGGCGCGGCGATCCAGCGAGAGGTCCCAGACGATATCCGCGAGTGCGAAGCCCTTACGCCGCGGCGACCCAACCCCGAGGTATGGACGACAGCGCTGCGGACACGCGGGTCGAGTGGCGCGAGTGGGGACCGGACGCCTTCGCGGCCGCGGACCGCGCGGGCAAGCCGGTGCTGCTCTCGCTCTCGGCGACCTGGTGTACGCACTGTCACGAGATGGACGAGGCGACGTACTCCGAGCCCCGGATCGCGGCCAACGTCAACGACGGGTTCGTCCCGGTACGCGTCGACGTCGACCGCCACCCGCGGGTCGGCGAGCGGTACAACATGGGCGGGTTCCCGTCGACGGTGTTTCTGACGCCGGAGGGCGAGGTCCTGACGGGCGCGGGCTATCTCGGCCCCGACGGGATGCGGCAGGTCATCGACAGCGTCCGGCAGATGTGGGACGCGAAGGGGACGGCTGCCGGGAGCATCCCGCGCTCGGTGCAGGGCAACGACACGCCCGCGGGCGACCTCTCCGAGGACATCGAGGGGCGGATGGTCGGCCAGCTCCGCGCCGCCTACGACGAGACGGCCGGCGGGTGGGGGACGGACGCGAAGTTCCCGATGCCCCGCACAGTCGAGTTCGCGCTGAAACGCGAGCG containing:
- a CDS encoding sigma factor-like helix-turn-helix DNA-binding protein — translated: MNDQARLTEFGTGSDIDLSKLTEAQRRAYVAVRLNGVGVREHARQTDREPGTVGNLLRRAEKRLDEEGSA
- a CDS encoding DUF7386 family protein, with the protein product MTRRTSLKITGERQRRLDHVREIVASGPDDDPPMSDVLDAALEHLIQSEENFQAARDELDPVTIQRFNTDVVGLQYRTRVESRWR
- a CDS encoding DUF7563 family protein, whose amino-acid sequence is MSAVATTDRSTCNHCGAHVSDQFLRVYGDSDDRAHRCSECDTWVRLTEGSAAGLDVPTPDPETSPGRHGSDPA
- a CDS encoding phosphatase PAP2 family protein; the protein is MSLSWWSVTTLGNYEVLIAIALAYGLVIRQFDVTPLALVVGAIALTTWLKATLAVPRPPGSAVTGYAMPSGHALVSTVCYGTLAVIEDRGLGPRTLVVGCLVAAIAVSRVVIGVHYVVDVVVGVTIGVVLIAAGVAAQRRLTAADVLPMAHNAEGSP
- a CDS encoding FxsA family protein, with the translated sequence MIWWLLALLLIPLADAIFLVYVAVELLGGLETVLLVVLTALVGMLLVRAEGRRTMRKLRRTLAKGEVPTNELLDGGLLIAAGAFLLTPGLVTDAIGFLLALPPTRALVRGALRRWVVRPYVEKKTGGFATGNVYTFGFPNPDEGDGDDTYDLGDDAYDVEFDDDDAPR
- a CDS encoding alkaline phosphatase family protein — protein: MTTVVLGWDALDYELAEQFGTKEKFGKYNKCIDTFDNDVIGKPHTAELWPSIITGVGPETHGIYATSEGSADWENPVVQTAANAAEHIIPDRLRTSIGALLRAHGAEMRYPGPDYYDEEGVDTVFDGRRSLPIAIPNYRVDTDHRFGVLTDRGAQFAEYVDFDTSGEAGKWHEPGIPDHEFAELVTGKAVEKLGIVREAVQRDYDLVFVWLAYLDTVGHLDPVMREHGYQKRAYRQAASWTEEVRSLLQPEDTLVCVSDHGLRKGYHTHDAYLGASEEEAIEDVETVLDVRNGVERVTNRSNTDSSPQIRPAYQQDPDRNHRDPESVREQLSELGYI